The following coding sequences are from one Aeromicrobium duanguangcaii window:
- a CDS encoding DUF4191 domain-containing protein — protein sequence MSSPAPAVPTGRLAQLRNAYQMTKKTQPRIGLLLLGVFVLSAAAVAALGVLLLGTAWFSIIITAVLALTTSLLVTMIVFGKRAEKSMYQQAEGQLGAGAGALQMLRRGWDVKPAVGFTKQQDVVHRLVGRPGVVLVGEGQHARVKNLLASEAKKHQRIVGDGVPVTTLIVGRGEGEVPLPNLVKRVKKLPKAIKPAQQTDVLYKLKALDAMRPAAPMPRGPMPTSMKGARKAMRG from the coding sequence ATGTCCAGCCCCGCACCCGCCGTGCCCACCGGTCGCCTCGCGCAGTTGCGCAATGCGTACCAGATGACGAAGAAGACCCAGCCGCGCATCGGCCTGCTGCTGCTGGGCGTCTTCGTCCTGTCCGCAGCCGCCGTGGCCGCCCTCGGCGTGCTCCTGCTGGGCACCGCCTGGTTCTCGATCATCATCACCGCGGTGCTGGCGCTGACGACCTCGCTGCTGGTCACGATGATCGTGTTCGGCAAGCGCGCCGAGAAGTCGATGTACCAGCAGGCCGAGGGCCAGCTGGGCGCCGGCGCAGGCGCGCTGCAGATGCTCCGCCGCGGCTGGGACGTCAAGCCCGCCGTCGGCTTCACCAAGCAGCAGGACGTCGTGCACCGTCTCGTCGGCCGCCCCGGCGTCGTGCTCGTGGGCGAGGGCCAGCACGCGCGGGTCAAGAACCTGCTCGCCTCCGAGGCCAAGAAGCACCAGCGCATCGTCGGCGACGGTGTCCCCGTGACGACGCTGATCGTCGGCCGGGGCGAGGGCGAGGTCCCCCTGCCCAACCTGGTCAAGCGAGTCAAGAAGCTGCCGAAGGCGATCAAGCCCGCCCAGCAGACCGACGTGCTCTACAAGCTCAAGGCGCTCGACGCGATGCGTCCGGCCGCCCCCATGCCGCGCGGCCCGATGCCCACGAGCATGAAGGGCGCGCGCAAGGCGATGCGCGGCTGA
- the lipA gene encoding lipoyl synthase: MLRLEVRNAETPIEKKPAWIKTRAKMGPEYNELMKLVKSEGLHTVCQEAGCPNIFECWEDREATFLIGGEQCTRRCDFCQIDTGKPADLDRDEPRRVAESVRTMDLKYATITGVARDDLPDGGAWLYAETVRKIHELNPGTGVENLIPDFNGIPELLTEVFESRPEVLAHNVETVPRIFKRIRPAFRYERSLDVITQARAFGLVTKSNLILGLGETREEVSQALRDLHAAGCELITITQYLRPSARHHPVERWVKPEEFVELQQEADEIGFSGVMSGPLVRSSYRAGRLYQQAMDARA; the protein is encoded by the coding sequence ATGTTGCGACTCGAGGTTCGCAACGCCGAGACGCCGATCGAGAAGAAGCCCGCGTGGATCAAGACCCGCGCCAAGATGGGCCCCGAGTACAACGAGCTGATGAAGCTCGTGAAGAGCGAGGGTCTGCACACGGTCTGCCAGGAAGCCGGCTGCCCCAACATCTTCGAGTGCTGGGAGGACCGCGAGGCGACCTTCCTCATCGGGGGCGAGCAGTGCACGCGCCGCTGCGACTTCTGCCAGATCGACACGGGCAAGCCCGCCGACCTGGACCGTGACGAGCCGCGCCGCGTGGCCGAGAGCGTCCGCACGATGGATCTGAAGTACGCCACCATCACGGGCGTCGCCCGCGACGACCTGCCCGACGGCGGCGCCTGGCTGTACGCCGAGACGGTCCGCAAGATCCACGAGCTGAACCCCGGCACGGGCGTCGAGAACCTCATCCCCGACTTCAACGGCATCCCCGAGCTGCTCACCGAGGTCTTCGAGTCTCGTCCCGAGGTGCTCGCCCACAACGTCGAGACCGTGCCGCGCATCTTCAAGCGCATCCGCCCGGCGTTCCGCTACGAGCGCTCGCTCGACGTCATCACGCAGGCGCGGGCGTTCGGCCTCGTCACCAAGTCCAACCTGATCCTGGGCCTGGGCGAGACCCGCGAGGAGGTCTCGCAGGCGCTGCGCGACCTGCACGCGGCCGGGTGCGAGCTCATCACGATCACCCAGTACCTGCGTCCCTCGGCCCGTCATCACCCCGTCGAGCGGTGGGTCAAGCCCGAGGAGTTCGTCGAGCTGCAGCAGGAGGCGGACGAGATCGGCTTCTCCGGTGTCATGTCCGGACCGCTGGTTCGTTCGTCGTACCGCGCCGGAAGGCTCTACCAGCAGGCCATGGACGCCCGGGCCTGA
- a CDS encoding MFS transporter produces MRTRVDTTQRWAYPLIMVLLAVGLGISGAPAPLYGVYAAEWDFAPITTTVVFAVYAFGALVSVLLTGPVSDRVGRRPVLIAAVLALLVGLALFILAESVAWLVVARAVHGVGVGAIVVAASAALLDLQPEEGARSGKRTGVAFNVGIAISIMVTALIAQYGAHPLVTPYVLLAVLIAGLLVAVLVMREPHASHGAGHLRIARPRVPASISADFRFAAIGVMASWSVLGVFLSLFPKIASDAVGTDNLVFGGSVVALSAFAAAISQLVAVRWTPRVAAVAGDAGTAVMLLVSIVAIRTGSASAILLTSTVLGFFFGMAFGSSLRHLGDVVPANHRGEVMSAFYVLAYSAMAVPTILAGWAATTWSPEQILAPFLACVALASVVAGVLGWRLDAPDADAVID; encoded by the coding sequence GTGAGAACTCGGGTCGACACGACGCAGCGATGGGCCTATCCACTCATCATGGTGCTGTTGGCCGTGGGACTGGGCATCTCCGGAGCGCCCGCGCCGCTGTACGGCGTGTATGCCGCCGAGTGGGACTTCGCGCCCATCACCACGACCGTCGTCTTCGCGGTCTACGCGTTCGGGGCGCTGGTCAGCGTCCTGCTGACCGGTCCGGTGTCCGACCGAGTCGGGCGGCGTCCCGTCCTCATCGCGGCGGTGCTGGCGCTGCTGGTCGGACTCGCGCTGTTCATCCTGGCCGAGTCCGTCGCCTGGCTCGTCGTTGCTCGAGCGGTCCACGGCGTCGGCGTCGGCGCGATCGTCGTGGCCGCCTCGGCGGCGCTGCTCGACCTGCAGCCCGAGGAGGGCGCTCGGTCGGGCAAGCGCACGGGTGTGGCGTTCAACGTCGGCATCGCGATCTCGATCATGGTGACCGCGCTGATCGCGCAGTACGGGGCACACCCGCTGGTGACGCCGTACGTGCTGCTGGCCGTCCTGATCGCCGGTCTGCTGGTGGCGGTCCTGGTGATGAGGGAGCCGCACGCGAGTCACGGAGCGGGCCACCTGCGCATCGCGCGGCCCCGGGTGCCGGCGTCGATCAGCGCGGACTTCCGGTTCGCGGCCATCGGGGTCATGGCCTCGTGGTCCGTCCTGGGCGTCTTCCTGTCGCTGTTCCCGAAGATCGCATCCGACGCCGTGGGCACCGACAACCTCGTCTTCGGCGGCTCCGTCGTGGCGCTGTCGGCCTTCGCCGCCGCGATCAGCCAGCTCGTCGCCGTGCGGTGGACGCCCCGGGTGGCGGCGGTCGCCGGCGACGCGGGCACGGCGGTGATGCTGCTGGTCAGCATCGTGGCGATCCGCACCGGCTCGGCGTCGGCGATCCTGCTCACCTCGACCGTGCTGGGCTTCTTCTTCGGCATGGCGTTCGGCAGCTCGCTGCGCCACCTCGGCGACGTCGTGCCCGCGAATCACCGGGGCGAGGTCATGAGCGCCTTCTACGTCCTGGCGTACTCCGCGATGGCGGTGCCCACGATCCTGGCGGGCTGGGCGGCGACGACGTGGAGCCCCGAGCAGATCCTCGCGCCGTTCCTGGCCTGCGTGGCGCTGGCCAGCGTCGTCGCGGGAGTCCTGGGCTGGCGGCTCGACGCGCCCGACGCGGACGCGGTCATCGACTGA
- the lipB gene encoding lipoyl(octanoyl) transferase LipB, whose translation MRFLQDWYGDAALEYTQAWDLQRDVHADRVADAIEDTVLLLEHPPVYTAGRRTEPHERPQDGTPVVDVDRGGKITFHGPGQLVGYPIVKLPSHVLVVDYVRRIEEAVIRTLAELDVVTGRVPGRSGVWLPAAPGRPERKIAAIGIRVSRGVTMHGFSLNCDVDMDWYDRFVPCGIADAGVTSLDRELGRDIRPLDVAPRVIAHLGDLLTWGSYEPSPDIERVEHASVPLL comes from the coding sequence GTGCGCTTCCTCCAGGACTGGTACGGCGACGCCGCGCTCGAGTACACGCAGGCGTGGGACCTCCAGCGCGACGTGCACGCCGACCGGGTCGCCGACGCGATCGAGGACACGGTCCTGCTCTTGGAGCACCCGCCCGTCTACACCGCCGGCCGGCGCACGGAGCCGCACGAGCGTCCGCAGGACGGCACTCCCGTCGTGGACGTCGACCGGGGCGGCAAGATCACCTTCCACGGCCCCGGACAGCTGGTGGGCTACCCGATCGTGAAGCTGCCCTCGCACGTCCTGGTCGTCGACTACGTGCGCCGGATCGAGGAGGCGGTGATCCGCACGCTCGCCGAGCTGGACGTCGTCACCGGTCGCGTTCCCGGCCGCTCCGGAGTCTGGCTGCCGGCCGCTCCGGGCCGCCCTGAGCGCAAGATCGCCGCGATCGGCATCCGGGTCTCGCGCGGCGTGACGATGCACGGCTTCAGCCTCAACTGCGACGTCGACATGGACTGGTACGACCGCTTCGTCCCCTGCGGCATCGCCGACGCCGGCGTCACCTCGCTCGACCGCGAGCTGGGGCGCGACATCCGACCGCTCGACGTGGCGCCCCGGGTGATCGCGCATCTGGGCGACCTGCTCACGTGGGGCTCGTACGAGCCCTCTCCCGACATCGAGCGCGTCGAGCACGCCTCGGTGCCACTGCTGTGA
- a CDS encoding GNAT family N-acetyltransferase: MATIREATPADLPVILDIHNEAILNTTAIWDETPVDLADRVRWYEKLVTAGYPVLVAETGGAVAGYASYGPFRPRSSYRHTVENSVYVHRDHRRRGIARELLIALLGHAYDSPDVHVVLALIESGNTVSIELHEDLGFEQTSHLAEVGRKFDRWLDLTILRCPVG, translated from the coding sequence GTGGCGACCATCCGTGAGGCGACCCCGGCCGACCTTCCCGTGATCCTCGACATCCACAACGAGGCGATCCTGAACACGACGGCGATCTGGGACGAGACGCCCGTCGATCTGGCCGACCGCGTCCGCTGGTACGAGAAGCTGGTCACGGCCGGGTACCCCGTGCTCGTCGCCGAGACCGGCGGCGCGGTCGCCGGCTACGCCTCGTACGGACCGTTCCGCCCCCGCAGCTCCTACCGGCACACCGTCGAGAACTCGGTGTACGTGCACCGCGACCACCGCCGCCGCGGCATCGCGCGCGAGCTGCTGATCGCCCTGCTGGGCCATGCCTACGACTCCCCCGACGTCCATGTCGTGCTCGCCCTCATCGAGTCGGGCAACACCGTCTCGATCGAGCTGCACGAGGATCTCGGCTTCGAGCAGACCAGCCACCTGGCCGAGGTCGGCCGCAAGTTCGACCGCTGGTTGGACCTGACGATCCTGCGTTGCCCCGTAGGCTGA
- a CDS encoding TIGR01777 family oxidoreductase — protein sequence MRIVVGGASGFLGAPLVHHLRQRGHDVIALVRRTAGTGESWWKPSEGLVDQELVSSADAVVNLSGSPIQQWPRTPGRKDEILSSRLGATNTLARAIAASRTPAAFLSGSGMSWYGVDRGDDELDETSGPGTGFLADVAQQWEAAAAPAVEVGARVAYLRTSVVLDRSGGALKLMLPPFRLGLGARLGSGDQYFSTISRRDWVTAVTHVIEGELSGPVNLAIPDDVTNRDFTSTLASTLRRPAVLAAPSVAVRLALGGLADDLLGSLRLRPAALMADGFSFADPGIDRVLRTALGRGA from the coding sequence ATGCGGATCGTGGTGGGGGGCGCGTCGGGATTTCTCGGCGCGCCCCTCGTCCATCATCTGCGCCAGCGCGGACACGACGTCATCGCGCTGGTACGCCGCACGGCGGGCACCGGCGAGTCCTGGTGGAAGCCCTCGGAGGGCCTCGTCGACCAGGAGCTCGTCAGCTCGGCCGACGCCGTCGTCAACCTCTCCGGCTCCCCCATCCAGCAGTGGCCGCGCACTCCCGGCCGCAAGGACGAGATCCTCTCCTCGCGCCTCGGCGCCACGAACACCCTGGCGCGCGCCATCGCCGCCTCGCGCACGCCCGCGGCGTTCCTGTCCGGCTCCGGGATGTCCTGGTACGGCGTCGATCGTGGCGACGACGAGCTGGACGAGACCTCCGGCCCCGGAACGGGCTTCCTCGCCGACGTCGCCCAGCAGTGGGAGGCCGCCGCCGCACCCGCTGTCGAGGTCGGCGCCCGCGTCGCCTACCTGCGCACCTCGGTCGTCCTGGACCGTTCCGGTGGCGCGCTCAAGCTGATGCTGCCGCCGTTCCGGCTGGGCCTGGGCGCCCGGCTCGGCAGCGGCGACCAGTACTTCTCGACGATCTCGCGCCGCGACTGGGTCACCGCCGTCACCCACGTGATCGAGGGCGAGCTGAGCGGCCCGGTCAACCTGGCCATCCCCGACGACGTCACCAACCGCGACTTCACCAGCACGCTCGCCTCGACGTTGCGCCGGCCGGCCGTGCTGGCTGCGCCGTCGGTCGCCGTCCGGCTCGCGCTGGGCGGACTCGCCGACGACCTGCTGGGCTCGCTGCGCCTGCGTCCCGCCGCGCTCATGGCCGACGGCTTCTCCTTCGCCGACCCCGGCATCGACCGCGTGCTGCGCACGGCACTCGGCCGCGGCGCCTGA